A genomic segment from Acidobacteriota bacterium encodes:
- a CDS encoding c-type cytochrome, with amino-acid sequence MLKRLVVGVCLFLWIAFVFMNESQSLTSFSVTAAQNPPSVPVQEPAKTIDKEKIVQDLLKKIAGQENKPAEEVFKNIQLLKGIPAGRLVVMMNMGYSRALGVDCTHCHTLDQWEKDDKTEKLIAREMVKMTSTINNEQLKNIKNLKGPNPIVNCTTCHRGQTKPALNLK; translated from the coding sequence ATGCTCAAACGTCTGGTTGTTGGCGTGTGTCTTTTTCTCTGGATTGCATTCGTCTTTATGAATGAATCCCAAAGTTTGACCAGTTTTTCAGTGACTGCCGCGCAAAATCCGCCGTCGGTTCCTGTGCAGGAACCGGCAAAAACCATTGATAAGGAAAAGATTGTTCAGGACTTGCTCAAAAAAATTGCTGGCCAGGAAAACAAACCGGCAGAGGAAGTCTTCAAAAATATTCAATTGTTAAAAGGAATCCCTGCCGGGCGACTGGTGGTGATGATGAATATGGGCTATAGCCGCGCACTTGGAGTGGATTGCACCCATTGCCACACGCTTGACCAGTGGGAAAAAGACGATAAAACGGAAAAGCTGATTGCCCGCGAGATGGTCAAAATGACCAGCACGATCAACAACGAGCAGTTAAAGAACATCAAAAACCTGAAAGGCCCTAACCCGATTGTCAATTGCACCACCTGCCACCGGGGCCAAACCAAACCGGCTCTGAATTTGAAGTAA
- a CDS encoding acetyl-CoA carboxylase carboxyltransferase subunit alpha: protein MATQKSQLLAELQNLEKQAAHLASHPTTPSHEQELDTLRERIQSLQTQILGSATATPPGLTPIEKVRLARHPERPYTLELVQELFTDFQEMHGDRRYADDPAMVCGFARFQGEPILVVGHQKANVTGRKMEDRKYRNFGMPKPEGYRKALRAMQFAAKFGRPIFSLIDTPGAYPGIDAEERGQAEAIARNLIEMARLPVPIIITVLGEGGSGGALAIGVGDRVNMLENAVYSVITPEGCAAILWKDAAKADRAAASLKITAQELKAINLIDEVIPEPGEGAHTDHQRTAKLLQPCLERQLAELKPLSVQDLLQKRYEKFRCMGVFTEL from the coding sequence ATGGCTACACAGAAATCGCAACTGTTGGCTGAGTTACAAAATTTGGAAAAACAGGCAGCTCACCTGGCCTCTCATCCAACGACTCCGTCACACGAGCAGGAACTTGATACTTTGCGGGAGCGCATCCAGTCGCTTCAAACACAAATTTTGGGAAGTGCGACGGCAACTCCCCCAGGATTGACCCCGATTGAAAAGGTTCGATTGGCCCGTCATCCAGAACGTCCATATACGCTGGAACTGGTTCAGGAACTCTTTACCGATTTTCAGGAAATGCATGGTGATCGCCGATATGCGGATGATCCGGCCATGGTCTGCGGCTTTGCCCGTTTTCAGGGTGAACCGATACTGGTTGTTGGCCACCAGAAGGCCAATGTGACCGGGCGAAAGATGGAGGACCGCAAGTATCGCAACTTTGGCATGCCCAAACCTGAAGGCTATCGCAAAGCGCTCCGGGCGATGCAGTTTGCCGCCAAGTTTGGCCGTCCGATTTTCAGTTTGATTGACACCCCAGGTGCCTATCCTGGGATTGATGCCGAAGAGCGCGGTCAGGCCGAAGCAATTGCCCGCAATTTGATTGAGATGGCCCGGTTGCCGGTGCCGATCATCATCACAGTTCTTGGCGAAGGCGGTTCTGGCGGCGCCCTGGCAATTGGAGTTGGGGACCGCGTCAACATGCTGGAAAATGCGGTGTATTCGGTTATTACTCCCGAAGGTTGTGCCGCGATTTTATGGAAAGATGCTGCCAAGGCTGACCGGGCCGCGGCGAGTCTGAAAATCACGGCGCAGGAACTCAAAGCCATCAATCTGATTGATGAAGTGATTCCTGAGCCTGGGGAAGGGGCACATACCGATCACCAGCGGACAGCGAAACTGCTTCAACCCTGTCTGGAACGCCAGCTTGCCGAACTCAAACCCCTTTCTGTCCAGGATCTGTTGCAAAAGCGGTATGAAAAATTCCGGTGCATGGGGGTCTTTACCGAACTCTAG
- a CDS encoding lysophospholipid acyltransferase family protein produces MIDVENAKLNLTAKSLPSEKAPAKTAPRVSTIEWVQYAIVWTILKGLTCLPRQAAIFFGEQLAAFIFFCIPRLHRVGLRNLELAFPEKTVAERKTILKQSLHSLGRQLGEFSQLPKLTVEMVRSLVVYDGLEHFQSAQAHGKGVLVLTGHFGSWELSAFSHALYGHPMNILVRRIDNPLIEALVNRYRTCSGNHTIDKNGSARAILTALRNRETVGVLADLNMVRNQGVFCDFFGLSACSTPMLATLALRTGAPVVPGFLIWEADQKRYRLQFDPAVELIETGDSKHDIEENTARFMKIIERKVQAHPEQWLWIHRRWKTRPEGDPGLY; encoded by the coding sequence ATGATTGATGTTGAAAACGCCAAGCTCAATCTAACCGCCAAATCACTTCCATCCGAAAAAGCTCCAGCGAAAACCGCTCCCAGAGTTTCAACGATTGAATGGGTGCAATATGCAATTGTCTGGACAATTCTCAAGGGCCTGACATGCCTGCCTCGTCAGGCTGCGATCTTCTTCGGAGAGCAACTGGCCGCGTTTATTTTCTTCTGTATTCCACGATTACATCGGGTGGGATTGCGCAATCTGGAGCTCGCTTTCCCTGAAAAAACCGTTGCTGAACGAAAGACCATCCTCAAGCAGTCCCTTCACAGTCTTGGCCGGCAGCTTGGCGAATTCAGCCAGCTTCCGAAACTCACCGTTGAAATGGTTCGATCCCTGGTTGTGTATGATGGATTGGAGCATTTTCAGTCGGCCCAGGCCCACGGAAAAGGAGTTCTGGTTCTAACCGGTCACTTTGGAAGCTGGGAACTCAGTGCTTTTTCACATGCCCTGTATGGGCATCCGATGAACATTCTGGTTCGCCGGATTGACAACCCGCTGATTGAAGCGCTGGTCAATCGGTACCGGACCTGTTCCGGCAACCACACCATTGACAAAAATGGATCAGCCAGGGCTATTTTGACCGCTTTGCGCAATCGTGAAACCGTCGGTGTCCTGGCTGATTTAAATATGGTCCGCAATCAGGGCGTCTTTTGTGACTTTTTTGGTCTTTCCGCCTGTTCAACTCCGATGCTGGCAACGTTGGCTTTGCGTACCGGCGCACCTGTCGTCCCAGGGTTTTTGATCTGGGAAGCTGATCAAAAACGATATCGCCTGCAGTTTGATCCAGCCGTGGAGTTGATCGAAACCGGTGATTCCAAACACGATATCGAAGAAAACACCGCCCGGTTCATGAAAATCATTGAGCGGAAAGTGCAGGCTCATCCTGAACAATGGCTGTGGATTCATCGCCGCTGGAAAACCCGCCCTGAAGGCGACCCAGGTCTGTATTAG
- the nrdR gene encoding transcriptional repressor NrdR, translating to MKCPFCGHLEDKVVDSRESREGDVIRRRRECLKCERRFTSYERIDEIPYMVVKKDGRREPFDRQKVLAGLLRACEKRPISMSKLESIVVAVETFVQESRDREQSTEKIGEMIMRRLKELDKVAYVRFASVYLEFKDVTEFMEELKSLMKNPTSLESTTSPAKSSRKTKKGES from the coding sequence ATGAAGTGCCCATTTTGCGGACACCTGGAGGATAAAGTTGTTGATTCCCGCGAGAGCCGTGAAGGTGATGTCATTCGCCGTCGTCGAGAATGCCTCAAGTGCGAGCGGCGGTTTACGTCTTATGAGCGAATTGATGAAATTCCCTACATGGTTGTCAAAAAAGATGGTCGCCGTGAACCTTTTGACCGCCAGAAAGTACTGGCTGGTTTGCTTCGGGCCTGTGAAAAACGACCAATCAGTATGTCGAAGCTTGAAAGCATCGTGGTGGCAGTTGAAACCTTTGTGCAGGAGTCACGTGATCGGGAGCAATCAACCGAAAAAATCGGGGAAATGATTATGCGCAGACTCAAGGAACTCGACAAAGTTGCCTACGTCCGCTTTGCTTCGGTGTACCTTGAATTCAAAGATGTCACGGAGTTTATGGAGGAACTCAAATCCTTGATGAAAAACCCGACGTCACTCGAATCCACAACCTCACCGGCCAAATCAAGTCGGAAGACCAAAAAAGGTGAATCGTGA
- the larC gene encoding nickel pincer cofactor biosynthesis protein LarC, with the protein MKTLYFDCFAGASGDMTIGALLHLGVDFEVLERELRKLDLGDYELSVQSVSRAQISGVKFDVTINGQLEKPAPLDTSHHHHESTGTHSHDHSHHEHSHIPADHIQATHGQVQADVHAHRTVADIHHLIDNAGLSTWVTQQAKAIFGRLAEAEGKVHGVSPAQVHFHEVGAVDAIIDIVGACIGFELLEIEQFVASPLQVGFGFVKCAHGRYPIPAPGTAELLKGVPIYSLDIEGEFVTPTGAAIVTTLCSHYSRIPNFTPEKIGYGAGGRDFPRFPNMLRLMVGQTEESKSVHPIVHPTARALASSITVLEANIDDMNPQVFGHVMNLLLTQGALDVFYTPVQMKKNRPGTLLTVLCQDHLVKELTGLVLRETTTLGVRSYKVDRQILDRQILTVETEFGPIRMKVAMSNGKVLKAMPEYDDCHRQALEAQVPLMVVQSAALTAFLGMKNEEVVSG; encoded by the coding sequence ATGAAAACACTTTACTTTGATTGCTTTGCCGGTGCCAGCGGAGATATGACCATCGGGGCGCTCCTGCATCTCGGGGTTGATTTTGAAGTGCTTGAACGGGAGCTGCGCAAGCTGGATCTTGGCGACTATGAGTTGTCGGTTCAATCTGTTTCGCGAGCCCAGATTTCCGGAGTCAAATTTGATGTCACGATCAATGGCCAACTCGAAAAACCAGCACCGCTTGATACCAGTCATCACCATCACGAGTCCACCGGAACCCATTCCCACGATCACTCACATCACGAACATTCCCATATCCCTGCCGACCACATCCAGGCGACTCATGGTCAGGTTCAGGCTGATGTTCACGCCCATCGAACCGTCGCCGATATTCATCATCTGATTGACAACGCTGGACTTTCCACGTGGGTTACTCAGCAGGCCAAAGCCATTTTTGGGCGGCTTGCCGAAGCTGAAGGCAAGGTTCACGGTGTGTCTCCGGCTCAGGTGCATTTTCATGAAGTCGGTGCGGTTGATGCCATTATTGATATTGTTGGGGCATGTATTGGTTTTGAACTTCTTGAAATTGAGCAGTTTGTGGCCTCTCCGCTCCAGGTTGGCTTCGGTTTTGTCAAGTGTGCCCACGGACGCTATCCAATCCCGGCGCCGGGCACTGCCGAACTGCTCAAAGGCGTCCCAATTTATTCGCTCGATATCGAAGGTGAATTTGTGACGCCAACCGGGGCAGCGATTGTGACGACTTTGTGTTCTCACTACTCACGAATCCCAAATTTCACACCTGAAAAAATTGGATATGGAGCTGGCGGTCGCGATTTCCCACGGTTTCCCAATATGTTACGGCTGATGGTCGGCCAAACGGAGGAATCAAAATCAGTTCATCCGATTGTCCACCCTACTGCTCGGGCCCTGGCGTCATCCATCACAGTACTCGAAGCCAACATAGACGATATGAACCCCCAGGTCTTTGGCCATGTGATGAATTTGTTGTTGACTCAGGGCGCGCTTGATGTTTTTTACACACCAGTTCAAATGAAGAAAAACCGTCCTGGCACTTTGTTAACCGTGCTGTGCCAGGATCATCTTGTGAAAGAATTGACGGGATTGGTGCTGCGTGAGACAACCACCCTTGGTGTTCGCTCTTACAAGGTTGACCGGCAGATTCTGGATCGTCAGATACTTACGGTTGAGACTGAATTTGGACCGATTCGGATGAAAGTTGCGATGTCGAATGGAAAAGTGCTGAAAGCGATGCCTGAATATGACGATTGTCACCGGCAGGCGCTGGAAGCTCAGGTTCCGTTGATGGTTGTGCAATCAGCCGCCCTGACTGCCTTTTTGGGAATGAAGAATGAAGAAGTGGTTAGTGGTTAG
- a CDS encoding BrxA/BrxB family bacilliredoxin, with protein sequence MGKAVQMMREELTHHGVRELRTPAEVDQVLSPRQGTVLVVVNSVCGCAAGAARPGVVQGLQTAAAQPDHVTTVFAGQDREATERARTYFTGFAPSSPSVWLLKDGEVVFKLERHQIEHRSAQAIAAEIVKGLNTYCAPAQQAVSGD encoded by the coding sequence ATGGGAAAAGCAGTTCAGATGATGCGTGAAGAGTTAACTCATCACGGCGTTCGGGAGCTGCGAACCCCAGCCGAAGTTGATCAAGTCCTGTCTCCTCGTCAGGGCACCGTGCTGGTTGTTGTCAATTCAGTGTGTGGGTGTGCCGCCGGGGCCGCTCGGCCAGGCGTGGTTCAAGGACTGCAAACCGCAGCCGCACAGCCAGATCACGTGACAACCGTTTTTGCTGGCCAGGACCGCGAAGCTACGGAACGCGCCCGAACTTACTTTACCGGCTTTGCCCCATCATCTCCATCCGTCTGGCTTTTGAAGGATGGTGAAGTGGTGTTTAAGCTCGAACGCCACCAAATTGAACATCGCAGCGCACAGGCAATTGCCGCCGAAATTGTCAAAGGGCTCAACACGTATTGTGCTCCGGCCCAACAGGCGGTCAGCGGCGACTAA
- a CDS encoding riboflavin synthase produces the protein MFTGIIEELGTVQRLERQASGGQVLIGAKRVLEASHCGDSIAVNGVCLTVTAFGDQWFTADVSAETLAKSNLGWLAPGSVVNLERALALGQRLGGHIVQGHIDATGTFLSRKSMGNSMVMRFGFPSTIGHYLALKGSIAVNGVSLTVAELSEQWFEVAVIPTTLNWTNLPKLQSGDVVNLETDVLAKYLERLLDRKQSGSPYDATSSASSLTLDRLRELGF, from the coding sequence ATGTTCACGGGAATCATTGAAGAATTGGGAACGGTTCAACGGCTGGAGCGTCAGGCTTCAGGCGGCCAGGTTTTGATTGGCGCCAAACGGGTACTCGAAGCAAGCCATTGTGGCGACAGCATTGCCGTGAACGGTGTATGTTTAACGGTCACTGCCTTTGGTGACCAGTGGTTTACCGCCGACGTCTCGGCTGAAACGCTGGCCAAATCTAATCTAGGCTGGCTGGCACCAGGAAGTGTCGTCAACCTGGAACGAGCTCTGGCCCTTGGCCAGCGGCTTGGAGGGCACATCGTTCAGGGGCACATTGATGCCACCGGTACGTTCCTGAGCCGAAAATCCATGGGTAATTCAATGGTGATGCGATTTGGCTTCCCTTCGACGATTGGGCATTACCTCGCCCTCAAAGGCAGTATCGCGGTCAATGGCGTCAGTTTAACAGTGGCTGAATTGAGTGAGCAGTGGTTTGAGGTTGCGGTCATTCCGACGACACTCAACTGGACCAACTTACCGAAATTGCAGAGCGGGGATGTTGTCAACCTTGAAACGGATGTACTGGCAAAGTATCTGGAGCGGCTTTTGGATCGGAAACAATCCGGGAGTCCCTATGATGCAACCTCATCAGCATCGTCGTTGACGCTCGACCGGTTGCGAGAGCTTGGATTTTAA
- a CDS encoding GAF domain-containing protein has protein sequence MRWNGLLLICAFVIGLLSPDKTVAQIYRFTSYTASMGLPGNTIYCLYQDRQGYIWFGTDSGACRYDGANFTTFGVQQGLADSSVRTIFEDRKGRLWFCTMRGLSCFEQGKFTNYTTAQGLLDDHVYSGLESPDGSLWLGTAAGLSHFDGQRFVHFGKEAGLPNWPIWSLAQDSAGTVWFVTRGGGVGKFNGTTATVYTLADGLPGESAFDVDIDPFGGVWFATNGGPCFFDGTTFRTYTTKDGLNSPQAGKILIDRYHRIWCAMFGGGINRIDPDGVKIFDRANGIPNDMLTAVLEDYEGNLWFGTQSNGAFRFSSEVFASYTAAHGLGDGRITGIAETPDEQVWIATATNGLFALNPKTGATRHLGIKEGLLEETLWSLFADSHRRIWVGGYNGVTCLDGQKTQTFTRQQMGLRERVTAISEDQQGRIWFGSYPTTSNGIAVYDGQKFSLMTTNQGLLQNPINTLTRGPDGSIWISSDKGLSHFDGTQFSHYRIGQGLPGNRAQYAYFDPTGTLWVGTDGGLSRLVGTTFTSFTTNDGLPSNAVRAIVSGDGKLWIGTTRGISAYDGQTFRNYSTKDGLASDDIGFGLALRRRDGTIWFGTGEGVVRYQTALDVARAMIPRLALAPVLVEEKPVQLISQTEATRFRLPVLSHHQNDVSFEFLCLSFTDETAIRYSYQLEGLDSTWSLETANRIARYANLMPGDYRFLVKAKAASGVWSQVSTIEFTIKPPFWNAWWFQLAGIFLVSGSIYGGYLLRIRGLRLREEQRIAHLQQLQEQKLEHLRQLQQQRVEYLSQIHEERLQGMRQLLESIRLINSKLDLTIVLQNIVEESARLVGGEPGGIGLLEGDEVRFHRLWATDHWEDSLLTFKIGEGVAGRVAETKQTMIVDDPRHSPYITQPETLDVYQVEGMMEVPIVSRDGQVVGVLDIRHRAGSPPFSDNDRQLVESLANQAAVALENAALYGVVEEKKNELEAKNLVIVESMNELEKLYKQEHEFAGKLKELDQMKTNFMIVTSHEMRTPLTVLRGYCEALLDEYLGPLTEAQRVSVTTCHRMVDRLTRSFNDILEMVKINAGQMTLKPKVFHLNTAVSNVLAELNTFIEQRKQQVKVEIPDQLTISADCEKVELVLINVIQNAIKFTPDHGEIQVVVTREAGSVHILIQDSGIGIDAVDLTHIFDKFYTNRDPSTHRSGRFEFSARGTGLGLAIAKSYVEAHNGQIWAESNGVGTGSTFHIVLPLGLRPDTMTSELTDLRHRAEEVELKKSG, from the coding sequence ATGCGTTGGAATGGACTTCTGCTCATCTGTGCGTTTGTGATTGGGCTCTTGTCGCCTGACAAGACAGTTGCGCAGATTTACCGCTTTACGTCCTACACCGCCAGCATGGGGTTGCCAGGGAATACTATTTATTGCCTGTATCAGGATCGCCAGGGCTATATCTGGTTTGGGACTGACAGCGGTGCCTGTCGCTATGATGGCGCCAATTTCACGACGTTTGGCGTTCAACAAGGACTGGCGGATAGTAGCGTTCGGACTATCTTTGAGGATCGAAAAGGCCGCCTGTGGTTTTGTACCATGCGCGGCCTGAGTTGTTTTGAGCAGGGAAAATTTACGAACTACACCACGGCTCAAGGGTTGCTGGATGATCATGTCTACTCGGGGTTGGAGTCACCAGATGGAAGTCTTTGGCTGGGTACCGCCGCCGGGTTAAGCCACTTTGATGGCCAACGGTTTGTCCATTTCGGGAAAGAAGCCGGGCTCCCCAACTGGCCTATCTGGAGTTTGGCCCAGGATTCGGCTGGAACAGTCTGGTTTGTGACTCGTGGCGGAGGAGTCGGAAAATTTAACGGCACCACGGCGACAGTATATACCCTGGCTGACGGGCTGCCCGGAGAGAGTGCGTTTGATGTTGATATTGACCCGTTTGGTGGGGTTTGGTTTGCCACCAACGGCGGCCCCTGCTTTTTTGATGGAACCACATTTCGCACCTACACCACCAAAGACGGGCTCAACAGCCCTCAAGCCGGCAAGATTCTGATTGACCGATATCATCGCATTTGGTGCGCAATGTTTGGCGGTGGAATCAATCGAATTGATCCAGATGGCGTCAAAATCTTTGATCGGGCCAATGGGATTCCGAACGATATGTTGACAGCGGTGCTTGAAGATTACGAAGGGAATCTCTGGTTTGGGACTCAGTCAAACGGAGCCTTTCGATTTAGCAGCGAAGTGTTTGCCAGCTATACTGCCGCCCATGGTCTTGGTGATGGGCGGATTACGGGAATTGCTGAAACCCCGGATGAACAGGTGTGGATTGCCACCGCCACCAACGGATTATTTGCGCTAAACCCAAAAACCGGCGCCACCCGGCATTTGGGAATCAAGGAAGGCTTGCTTGAAGAAACACTCTGGTCGCTGTTTGCTGATTCACATCGCCGCATCTGGGTTGGCGGGTACAACGGCGTTACCTGTCTGGATGGTCAAAAAACTCAGACGTTCACTCGTCAGCAAATGGGATTACGCGAACGCGTGACTGCCATCAGCGAAGATCAACAAGGCCGAATCTGGTTTGGCTCCTATCCAACCACCAGCAACGGAATTGCCGTGTATGACGGCCAGAAATTTTCCTTGATGACAACGAACCAGGGATTGCTCCAAAATCCGATCAATACTTTGACTCGTGGGCCGGATGGTTCCATTTGGATTTCCTCTGACAAAGGGTTGAGCCATTTTGATGGAACCCAGTTTTCACACTACCGGATTGGACAGGGCTTGCCTGGAAATCGGGCGCAATATGCCTATTTTGATCCGACTGGCACCCTCTGGGTCGGAACGGATGGTGGCTTATCCCGGCTGGTGGGCACGACCTTTACCAGCTTTACCACCAATGACGGGTTGCCCAGTAATGCCGTGCGGGCAATTGTGAGCGGTGATGGAAAGTTATGGATTGGCACTACCCGTGGGATTTCGGCGTATGATGGCCAAACTTTCCGCAATTATTCGACCAAAGATGGGTTAGCCAGTGATGATATTGGGTTTGGGCTGGCCCTCCGGCGGCGTGATGGAACCATTTGGTTTGGCACTGGCGAAGGCGTGGTGCGATACCAAACGGCACTTGATGTTGCGCGAGCCATGATCCCACGATTGGCACTGGCACCGGTGCTGGTTGAAGAAAAGCCGGTTCAGCTCATCTCACAAACTGAGGCGACCCGGTTTCGGTTGCCGGTACTCTCTCATCATCAAAATGACGTTTCTTTCGAATTTTTGTGTTTGTCGTTCACGGATGAAACCGCGATTCGCTACAGCTATCAACTTGAAGGTCTTGACAGTACCTGGTCTCTGGAAACAGCCAACCGGATTGCCCGCTATGCCAATTTGATGCCGGGTGACTATCGGTTTCTGGTCAAAGCCAAAGCGGCTTCTGGGGTGTGGAGCCAGGTTTCCACGATTGAATTCACCATCAAGCCTCCGTTTTGGAATGCCTGGTGGTTTCAACTGGCTGGAATTTTCCTGGTGAGCGGTAGTATTTACGGCGGTTACCTGCTGCGGATTCGTGGATTGCGGCTCCGCGAAGAACAGCGCATTGCCCATTTGCAACAGTTGCAGGAGCAAAAACTGGAACATCTGCGCCAGCTTCAGCAACAGCGGGTCGAATATCTGTCTCAGATTCACGAAGAACGATTACAGGGCATGCGGCAATTGCTGGAAAGTATTCGGCTGATCAATTCCAAGCTTGACCTGACAATTGTTTTGCAAAATATCGTCGAAGAAAGCGCCCGGCTGGTAGGTGGCGAACCGGGAGGGATTGGCTTACTCGAAGGAGACGAGGTTCGGTTTCACCGTCTCTGGGCCACCGACCACTGGGAAGATAGCCTGCTCACGTTCAAAATCGGTGAAGGGGTTGCCGGTCGAGTTGCCGAGACGAAACAAACCATGATTGTGGATGATCCGCGCCACTCACCATATATCACCCAACCTGAGACGCTTGATGTCTACCAGGTCGAAGGAATGATGGAGGTGCCGATTGTGTCACGTGATGGTCAGGTGGTGGGAGTGCTTGATATCCGTCATCGGGCAGGATCCCCACCCTTTAGCGACAATGATCGGCAACTGGTCGAATCTCTGGCCAATCAGGCGGCGGTGGCGCTTGAAAATGCGGCACTCTATGGAGTGGTTGAAGAAAAGAAAAATGAACTGGAAGCCAAAAACCTGGTCATTGTCGAGTCAATGAACGAACTCGAAAAGCTCTATAAACAGGAACACGAATTTGCGGGCAAGCTCAAAGAGCTGGACCAGATGAAGACCAATTTCATGATTGTCACTTCGCACGAAATGCGGACGCCGCTCACGGTCCTGCGTGGATATTGCGAGGCATTGCTGGATGAATATCTTGGTCCCCTGACCGAAGCCCAACGAGTGTCGGTGACCACCTGTCACCGGATGGTTGACCGATTGACTCGTAGCTTTAACGACATTCTGGAAATGGTCAAAATCAACGCTGGCCAGATGACGCTCAAACCGAAAGTATTTCATTTGAATACCGCTGTGAGCAACGTGCTGGCTGAGTTAAACACGTTTATTGAGCAACGCAAACAACAGGTGAAAGTCGAAATCCCTGATCAGTTAACTATCTCGGCAGACTGCGAAAAAGTTGAGTTGGTCTTGATCAATGTCATTCAAAATGCAATTAAGTTCACCCCAGACCATGGTGAAATTCAGGTTGTTGTCACCCGGGAAGCCGGGTCCGTTCATATCCTGATCCAGGATTCTGGTATTGGGATTGATGCGGTGGACCTGACCCACATTTTTGATAAGTTTTATACGAATCGGGATCCTTCGACGCATCGGTCAGGACGCTTTGAGTTTTCAGCCCGCGGGACAGGGCTTGGGCTGGCAATTGCAAAAAGCTATGTCGAAGCCCACAACGGTCAGATCTGGGCTGAATCAAACGGAGTCGGAACCGGCAGCACCTTTCACATTGTGCTTCCCCTTGGTCTGCGTCCAGACACCATGACCAGTGAACTGACCGACTTGAGACATCGGGCTGAAGAAGTTGAGCTGAAGAAGTCGGGCTGA
- a CDS encoding DUF2752 domain-containing protein, giving the protein MSNPRSTWPTLKDWWDALRWVFLVFTVVVALTLAGSFVSYETVLSSGHPWLPRTHCSGCLFCGMTRSFCALSSGHWTEAVRWNRGGPILYAAGWVWMVGSVVILCRLVRTRFRLQVVTDS; this is encoded by the coding sequence ATGTCCAACCCAAGAAGTACCTGGCCAACGCTGAAAGACTGGTGGGACGCCCTGCGATGGGTGTTCCTGGTGTTTACCGTGGTGGTGGCCTTGACGCTGGCCGGGTCGTTTGTATCTTATGAAACCGTGCTGAGCAGCGGGCATCCCTGGTTGCCACGAACCCACTGCAGTGGTTGCCTTTTCTGTGGCATGACCCGTAGTTTTTGCGCGCTCTCAAGCGGACATTGGACTGAGGCAGTGCGGTGGAATCGTGGGGGGCCGATTTTGTACGCTGCAGGTTGGGTATGGATGGTCGGAAGTGTAGTCATCTTGTGTCGGTTAGTTCGTACCAGGTTCAGGTTACAGGTTGTCACTGATTCATAA
- a CDS encoding (d)CMP kinase produces MGTSGSTEAISHGKVSSIPRNHLVIAIDGPAGAGKSTVGKMLAARLGALYIDTGAMYRAIAWLGLQAGVLHPGEHTIPLTQSQEQALTNLANTTQVRLTGDPFHLSVWANDEDVTTAIRTIEVTRYASVGSAVPGVRTAMVAQQRHMGATGSVVLDGRDIGTYVFPDASFKFFLDASVEIRSQRRYAELQAKGDRTPLDVIQAEVIERDHRDRTRAMAPLLQADDAIYIDTSGLPPEKVVEWMVTVISQAPWPPPEP; encoded by the coding sequence ATGGGAACATCAGGCAGCACAGAGGCCATCAGTCATGGAAAAGTGTCAAGTATCCCCCGTAATCACCTCGTGATTGCCATTGACGGCCCGGCTGGAGCCGGTAAAAGCACCGTCGGTAAAATGCTGGCGGCTCGGCTGGGCGCGCTCTATATTGATACTGGCGCGATGTATCGGGCAATTGCCTGGTTGGGATTGCAAGCCGGGGTGCTCCACCCAGGAGAACATACCATCCCGCTCACGCAATCCCAGGAACAGGCACTTACCAATCTGGCCAATACCACCCAGGTTCGATTAACTGGTGATCCGTTTCACTTGAGCGTCTGGGCAAATGATGAAGATGTCACGACAGCAATCCGAACCATTGAGGTAACCCGCTATGCCTCGGTCGGTTCAGCCGTTCCTGGAGTCCGAACGGCCATGGTGGCCCAACAACGGCACATGGGTGCAACCGGAAGTGTTGTCCTGGATGGACGGGATATCGGAACCTATGTCTTTCCCGACGCCAGTTTCAAATTCTTCCTGGATGCATCAGTCGAGATCCGAAGCCAGCGGCGGTATGCCGAATTACAAGCCAAAGGTGATCGCACTCCCCTGGATGTCATCCAGGCCGAAGTCATCGAGCGGGATCATCGAGATCGGACCCGAGCCATGGCGCCGCTTCTCCAGGCAGATGATGCCATCTACATTGATACATCTGGCTTACCACCGGAAAAAGTTGTGGAGTGGATGGTCACGGTTATTTCACAAGCACCATGGCCTCCCCCAGAACCATAA